Proteins from one Ramlibacter sp. PS4R-6 genomic window:
- a CDS encoding vWA domain-containing protein, whose product MLIDFFYTLRSAKLPVSVKEYLTLLDALKHGVVGPESEDGYAIDDFYYLARTSLVKDEKHYDKFDRAFAAYFKGVELVADFTKDIPLEWLRKNLELELSPEEKAKIEAMGWDELMETLKKRFEEQKDRHEGGNRMIGTGGTSPFGAYGFNPQGIRIGQDKGRNKSAVKVWDQRAYKDYDDSQELGTRNIKVALRRLRKFAREGAEEELDLDDTIKSTAANAGWLDIKMVPERHNNVKVLLLMDVGGTMDEHIHRVEEMFSAAKAEFKHLEFYYFHNCVYDFMWKNNRRRFSEKFPTWDIIRKYNKDYKLIFVGDATMSPYEILQPGGSVEYNNEEAGAEWMQRLTNAFPKFVWINPEPQGVWQYRQSISVIQQLVNQRMYPLTIKGLEEAMRLLSK is encoded by the coding sequence ATGCTGATCGACTTCTTCTACACGCTGCGCAGCGCGAAGCTGCCGGTCTCCGTCAAGGAGTACCTCACCCTCCTGGACGCGCTGAAGCACGGCGTGGTCGGTCCCGAAAGCGAGGACGGCTACGCGATCGACGACTTCTACTACCTCGCCCGCACGTCGCTGGTGAAGGACGAGAAGCACTACGACAAGTTCGACCGTGCGTTCGCGGCGTACTTCAAGGGCGTGGAGCTGGTGGCCGATTTCACCAAGGACATCCCGCTGGAGTGGCTGCGCAAGAACCTTGAGCTGGAGCTGTCGCCCGAGGAGAAGGCCAAGATCGAGGCCATGGGCTGGGACGAGCTCATGGAGACGCTGAAGAAGCGCTTCGAGGAGCAGAAGGACCGGCACGAAGGCGGCAACCGCATGATCGGCACGGGCGGCACCTCACCCTTCGGCGCCTACGGCTTCAACCCGCAGGGCATCCGCATCGGCCAGGACAAGGGCCGCAACAAGAGCGCCGTGAAGGTGTGGGACCAGCGCGCCTACAAGGACTACGACGACTCGCAGGAGCTGGGCACGCGCAACATCAAGGTCGCGCTGCGCCGCCTGCGCAAGTTCGCGCGCGAGGGCGCCGAAGAGGAACTGGACCTGGACGACACCATCAAGTCCACCGCCGCCAACGCGGGCTGGCTGGACATCAAGATGGTGCCCGAGCGCCACAACAACGTGAAGGTGCTGCTGCTCATGGACGTGGGCGGCACGATGGACGAGCACATCCACCGCGTCGAGGAGATGTTCTCGGCGGCCAAGGCGGAGTTCAAGCACCTGGAGTTCTATTACTTCCACAACTGCGTCTACGACTTCATGTGGAAGAACAACCGCCGCCGCTTCTCGGAGAAGTTCCCCACGTGGGACATCATCCGCAAGTACAACAAGGACTACAAACTCATCTTCGTCGGCGACGCCACGATGAGCCCCTACGAGATCCTGCAGCCCGGCGGCAGCGTGGAATACAACAACGAGGAAGCCGGCGCGGAATGGATGCAGCGCCTGACGAACGCCTTCCCGAAGTTCGTGTGGATCAACCCCGAGCCGCAAGGCGTGTGGCAGTACCGCCAGTCGATCAGCGTGATCCAGCAGCTGGTGAACCAGCGCATGTACCCGCTGACGATCAAGGGGCTGGAAGAGGCGATGCGCCTGCTGTCCAAGTAG
- a CDS encoding c-type cytochrome translates to MKNLFSTLFAVAVACATAPVLAQAPAAAPKAAASAAQPGPVSKSVEARVAMCMGCHSIKGYQASFPEVHKVPMIAGQSAKYIVAALNGYKNGDRKHPTMRAIAGSLSDQDIADVADYYAKLGGDAKAPAQPSKQPDAQVAALLQKAACASCHGANFSLPIDVYPKIAGQHADYLFVALKAYKQENNQAVGRSNGVMGAIAKQFSHAELKALANYMGSLDGDLKTVPESRFHTH, encoded by the coding sequence ATGAAGAACCTGTTCTCCACGCTCTTCGCCGTCGCTGTCGCTTGCGCGACGGCCCCTGTGCTGGCCCAGGCGCCCGCTGCCGCCCCCAAGGCCGCTGCGTCGGCCGCCCAGCCGGGCCCCGTCTCCAAGTCGGTCGAGGCCCGCGTCGCCATGTGCATGGGATGCCACAGCATCAAGGGCTACCAGGCCAGCTTTCCCGAGGTGCACAAGGTGCCGATGATCGCGGGCCAGAGCGCCAAGTACATCGTCGCGGCCCTCAACGGCTACAAGAACGGCGACCGCAAGCACCCCACGATGCGCGCCATCGCCGGTTCGCTGTCCGACCAGGACATCGCCGACGTCGCCGACTACTACGCCAAGCTGGGTGGCGACGCCAAGGCGCCCGCGCAGCCCTCGAAGCAGCCGGACGCGCAAGTCGCCGCGCTGCTGCAGAAGGCCGCTTGCGCGTCGTGCCACGGCGCCAACTTCTCGCTGCCCATCGACGTCTACCCGAAGATCGCCGGCCAGCACGCCGATTACCTGTTCGTCGCCCTGAAGGCCTACAAGCAGGAGAACAACCAGGCGGTGGGCCGCAGCAACGGCGTGATGGGCGCCATCGCCAAGCAGTTCAGCCACGCGGAACTCAAGGCGCTGGCGAATTACATGGGTTCACTGGATGGCGACCTGAAGACGGTTCCGGAATCGCGCTTCCATACTCATTAG
- a CDS encoding AAA family ATPase — translation MKFQGSQNYVATQDLMLAVNASITLKRPLLVKGEPGTGKTMLAEEVATALKMPLLQWHIKSTTKAQQGLYEYDAVSRLRDSQLGDEKVKDIHNYIVKGVLWQAFTADQPVALLIDEIDKADIEFPNDLLRELDRMEFYVYETRELVKAKHRPLVFITSNNEKELPDAFLRRCFFHYIKFPDADTMKQIVDVHFPTLKKDLLTAAMKTFYDVRNLPGLKKKPSTSELLDWLKLLVAEDIPPAALQSKDDKVAVPPLVGALLKNEQDVTLFEKLVFMQKHNR, via the coding sequence ATGAAGTTCCAAGGCTCCCAGAACTACGTCGCGACGCAGGATTTGATGCTCGCGGTCAACGCGTCCATCACGCTCAAGCGGCCGCTGCTGGTCAAGGGCGAGCCGGGCACCGGCAAGACCATGCTGGCCGAGGAAGTGGCGACGGCGCTGAAGATGCCGCTGCTGCAGTGGCACATCAAGTCCACCACCAAGGCGCAGCAGGGCCTGTACGAGTACGACGCCGTCAGCCGCCTGCGCGATTCGCAGCTGGGCGACGAAAAGGTCAAGGACATCCACAACTACATCGTCAAGGGCGTGCTGTGGCAGGCCTTCACGGCGGACCAGCCGGTGGCGCTCCTGATCGACGAGATCGACAAGGCCGACATCGAGTTCCCCAACGACCTGCTGCGCGAGCTCGACCGCATGGAGTTCTACGTGTACGAGACGCGGGAGCTCGTGAAGGCCAAGCACCGGCCGCTCGTGTTCATCACGTCGAACAACGAGAAGGAGCTGCCCGACGCGTTCCTGCGCCGCTGCTTCTTCCACTACATCAAGTTCCCCGACGCCGACACGATGAAGCAGATCGTGGACGTGCACTTCCCGACGCTCAAGAAGGACCTGCTCACGGCGGCGATGAAGACCTTCTACGACGTGCGCAACCTGCCGGGCCTGAAGAAGAAGCCCTCGACCAGCGAACTGCTCGACTGGCTCAAGCTGCTGGTGGCCGAGGACATCCCGCCGGCCGCGCTGCAAAGCAAGGACGACAAGGTGGCCGTGCCGCCGCTGGTGGGCGCGCTGCTGAAGAACGAACAGGACGTGACGCTGTTCGAGAAGCTCGTGTTCATGCAGAAGCACAACCGCTGA
- a CDS encoding PAS domain-containing hybrid sensor histidine kinase/response regulator, with translation MDRAPAEIQLAQMREELARLRASHEQLVSTLDATNDGILTLQFDGGLYYNIRFVELWGIPEDKLGDLGDHQLVEWQLSRVKDPQQWLDAIARRRANPEEEDFSTVELLDGRVLERHVLPQRVHGRCVGCVIIFRDVTERMRHEQDMLFNQLVLENSAPMVWVDPDTQRIAYANPGACSHFGYPAEELIGLKVADIDPLYSDQEKAMRLVEELAREGKRSTIVSQHRRKDGTLRDVKLTIFLTQQGDRGMLIVSIKDITELRRAEQEKKRHEATLDSLVNSISDLIFYQDMDGRYLGCNTAFGVLAGRPPQEVVGLTYEDVFPPELAAMMAERDARCLASLREQKSECWVTYPTGEQVRLDTHVWPLWDEDGKARGVLGISRDITVRMKQEEDTRRAKELAEEATRMKSDFLANMSHEIRTPMNAIIGLSHLVLKTDLTPRQRDYIAKVQSSGQHLLGIINDILDFSKVEAGKLDLEHADFELEKLLDTTSGLVGDKASAKGLEVVIDIAPDVPANLVGDSLRLGQILLNYANNAVKFTEKGEVMISVRASERTERDVLLHFRVQDTGIGLSPEQIERLFRSFSQADTSTTRRFGGTGLGLAISRKLAELMGGEVGVESEPGKGSTFWFSARLGIGASTRRDFVPNPDLRGRRALVVDDNDHARAVITEMLEGMTFVTRGVRSGPAAIEEVRSAYLAGNPYDVVYLDWRMPGMDGMETARRIRALGLEAAPMILMVTAFGREEVLKEAHGVGIQSVLVKPVSPSILFDTTVGALGSRAARAAPTEPGRAEPGERLAAIRGARILLVEDNDINQQVARELLEDAGLVVDVADNGQVALERLEAAKYDLVFMDMQMPVMDGVTATHQIRAFKHFDALPVVAMTANAMEHDRRKCLDAGMNDFLVKPIDPEDMWNILLRWIRPRRVAAVPAAAPTGAAAADGIPRGIAGLDTALGLKRMMNKKPLYLAMLKRYASGQREAMRELRDALAAGDTATAERLAHTAKAVAGNVGATLVQDQAEQLEQALRHRPADTGVLLDALDAAVLPLLDALDAQLSAQPV, from the coding sequence ATGGACCGTGCCCCCGCCGAAATCCAGCTGGCCCAGATGCGCGAGGAGCTCGCGCGCCTGCGCGCCTCGCACGAGCAGCTGGTTTCGACGCTGGACGCCACCAACGACGGCATCCTCACGCTGCAGTTCGACGGCGGCCTGTACTACAACATCCGCTTCGTGGAGCTGTGGGGCATCCCCGAGGACAAGCTGGGCGACCTGGGCGACCACCAGCTGGTGGAGTGGCAGCTGTCGCGCGTGAAGGACCCGCAGCAGTGGCTGGACGCGATCGCGCGGCGCCGCGCCAACCCGGAGGAGGAGGATTTTTCCACCGTGGAGCTGCTCGACGGCCGGGTGCTGGAGCGCCACGTGTTGCCGCAGCGCGTGCACGGCCGCTGCGTCGGCTGCGTGATCATCTTCCGCGACGTCACCGAGCGCATGCGCCACGAACAGGACATGCTGTTCAACCAGCTCGTGCTGGAAAACTCCGCGCCGATGGTGTGGGTGGACCCGGACACGCAGCGGATCGCCTACGCCAACCCGGGCGCGTGCTCGCACTTCGGCTACCCGGCCGAGGAGCTGATCGGCCTGAAGGTGGCCGACATCGACCCGCTCTACTCGGACCAGGAGAAGGCCATGCGCCTGGTCGAGGAGCTGGCGCGCGAAGGCAAGCGCAGCACCATCGTCAGCCAGCACCGCCGCAAGGACGGCACGCTGCGCGACGTCAAGCTCACGATCTTCCTCACGCAGCAGGGCGACCGCGGCATGCTGATCGTCAGCATCAAGGACATCACCGAGCTGAGGCGCGCCGAGCAGGAGAAGAAACGCCACGAGGCGACGCTCGATTCGCTGGTCAACTCCATCTCCGACCTGATCTTCTACCAGGACATGGACGGCCGCTACCTGGGGTGCAACACCGCGTTCGGCGTGCTGGCCGGCAGGCCGCCGCAGGAGGTCGTCGGCCTCACGTACGAAGACGTCTTCCCCCCGGAGCTCGCGGCCATGATGGCCGAGCGCGACGCGCGCTGCCTGGCCAGCCTGCGCGAGCAGAAGTCGGAATGCTGGGTGACCTACCCCACCGGCGAGCAGGTGCGCCTGGACACGCACGTGTGGCCGCTGTGGGATGAAGACGGCAAGGCGCGCGGCGTGCTGGGCATCAGCCGCGACATCACCGTGCGCATGAAGCAGGAAGAGGACACGCGCCGCGCCAAGGAGCTGGCCGAGGAAGCCACGCGCATGAAGTCCGACTTCCTGGCCAACATGAGCCACGAGATCCGCACGCCCATGAACGCCATCATCGGCCTGTCGCACCTGGTGCTGAAGACCGACCTGACGCCGCGCCAGCGCGACTACATCGCCAAGGTGCAGAGCTCCGGCCAGCACCTGCTGGGCATCATCAACGACATCCTGGACTTCTCGAAGGTGGAGGCCGGCAAGCTGGACCTGGAGCACGCCGACTTCGAGCTGGAGAAGCTGCTGGACACCACGAGCGGCCTGGTGGGCGACAAGGCCAGCGCCAAGGGGCTCGAGGTCGTGATCGACATCGCACCCGACGTTCCCGCCAACCTGGTGGGCGACTCGCTGCGCCTGGGCCAGATCCTCCTGAACTACGCGAACAACGCGGTGAAGTTCACCGAGAAGGGCGAGGTCATGATCTCGGTGCGTGCGAGCGAGCGCACCGAGCGCGACGTCCTGCTCCACTTCCGTGTGCAGGACACGGGCATCGGCCTGAGCCCGGAGCAGATCGAGCGCCTGTTCAGGAGTTTCTCGCAGGCCGACACGTCGACGACGCGCCGCTTCGGCGGCACGGGCCTGGGCCTGGCGATCTCGCGCAAGCTCGCCGAGCTGATGGGCGGCGAAGTGGGCGTGGAGAGCGAGCCCGGCAAGGGCAGCACCTTCTGGTTCAGCGCGCGCCTGGGGATCGGCGCTTCGACCCGGCGCGACTTCGTTCCCAACCCCGACCTGCGCGGCCGCCGGGCCCTGGTCGTCGACGACAACGACCACGCCCGCGCGGTCATCACCGAGATGCTCGAAGGCATGACCTTCGTCACGCGCGGCGTGCGCTCCGGCCCCGCGGCGATCGAGGAAGTGCGCAGCGCGTACCTTGCGGGCAACCCCTACGACGTCGTGTACCTGGACTGGCGCATGCCCGGCATGGACGGCATGGAGACGGCGCGCCGCATCCGCGCCTTGGGGCTCGAAGCCGCGCCGATGATCCTGATGGTGACCGCCTTCGGGCGCGAGGAGGTGCTCAAGGAGGCGCACGGCGTGGGCATCCAGAGCGTGCTGGTCAAGCCGGTCAGCCCGTCGATCCTGTTCGACACGACGGTGGGCGCGCTGGGCTCGCGCGCTGCGCGCGCCGCGCCCACGGAGCCCGGGCGTGCCGAGCCCGGGGAGCGCCTCGCCGCCATCCGCGGCGCGCGCATCCTGCTGGTGGAAGACAACGACATCAACCAGCAGGTGGCGCGCGAACTGCTGGAGGACGCCGGCCTCGTGGTCGACGTCGCCGACAACGGCCAGGTGGCCCTGGAGCGGCTGGAGGCGGCGAAGTACGACCTGGTCTTCATGGACATGCAGATGCCCGTGATGGACGGCGTGACGGCCACGCACCAGATCCGCGCCTTCAAGCACTTCGACGCATTGCCCGTGGTGGCGATGACGGCCAACGCGATGGAGCACGACCGGCGCAAGTGCCTCGACGCCGGCATGAACGACTTCCTGGTCAAGCCGATCGACCCCGAGGACATGTGGAACATCCTGCTGCGCTGGATCCGCCCGCGCCGCGTCGCCGCGGTGCCGGCCGCCGCGCCCACGGGTGCCGCGGCAGCCGACGGCATTCCCCGCGGCATCGCGGGCCTCGACACCGCGTTGGGCCTCAAGCGCATGATGAACAAGAAGCCGCTGTACCTGGCGATGCTGAAGCGCTATGCCAGCGGCCAGCGCGAAGCGATGCGCGAGCTGCGCGACGCCCTGGCCGCCGGCGACACCGCCACCGCGGAACGGCTGGCGCACACGGCCAAGGCGGTCGCGGGCAATGTGGGCGCGACGCTGGTGCAGGACCAGGCGGAGCAGCTCGAACAGGCCTTGCGCCACCGTCCCGCCGATACCGGCGTGCTCCTGGACGCACTGGACGCCGCGGTGCTGCCGCTGCTGGACGCCCTGGACGCGCAGCTGTCGGCTCAACCTGTTTAG
- a CDS encoding DUF1841 family protein — protein sequence MFNPSQQDVRRFFCGVAAKSRAGHPMDALETLAGQWVGEHPEYAGDLADEQAALAAQHDGSDGRANPFLHLAMHLSISEQCSIDQPRGIRQAVELLAARRNSLHDAHHEAMECLGQMLWESQRSGRPPDGDAYVECVQKRATKD from the coding sequence ATGTTCAACCCTTCCCAGCAGGACGTGCGCCGCTTCTTCTGCGGTGTCGCGGCCAAGTCGCGGGCCGGCCACCCCATGGATGCGCTGGAGACGCTGGCCGGGCAATGGGTGGGCGAGCACCCCGAGTACGCGGGCGACCTCGCCGACGAGCAGGCGGCGCTGGCCGCGCAGCATGACGGCAGCGACGGGCGCGCCAACCCCTTCCTGCACCTGGCGATGCACCTGTCGATCAGCGAGCAATGCTCCATCGACCAGCCGCGCGGCATCCGGCAGGCGGTGGAACTGCTCGCGGCGAGGCGCAACTCGCTGCACGATGCGCACCACGAGGCGATGGAGTGCCTGGGGCAGATGCTGTGGGAAAGCCAGCGCAGCGGGCGACCGCCGGATGGGGACGCCTACGTGGAGTGCGTGCAGAAGCGAGCCACCAAGGACTGA
- a CDS encoding class I SAM-dependent methyltransferase, protein MSQSVIWPPIDDELREARERGWFDGRVLNAGAGWRSIRHLVPGELVNQDAWPGDDRQAIDVVSPLHELPLADASFDTVICIAVLEHVPNPDACVAEMLRVLRPGGRVVASVPFLQPEHKVPGDFQRFTRDGFTLLFERNGFRVEEVRALASVYHTLYWVVWEWLHMKDSFAYKLLRVPLLLPLAAAARRSSFVSDRVASGFRVYAVRP, encoded by the coding sequence GTGTCCCAGTCCGTGATCTGGCCCCCGATCGACGACGAGCTGCGCGAAGCGCGGGAGCGCGGCTGGTTCGACGGGCGCGTGCTCAACGCCGGCGCCGGCTGGCGCAGCATCCGCCACCTGGTTCCCGGCGAACTCGTCAACCAGGACGCCTGGCCCGGCGACGACCGCCAGGCCATCGACGTCGTCTCCCCGCTGCACGAACTGCCGCTGGCAGATGCGTCGTTCGACACGGTGATCTGCATCGCCGTCCTCGAGCACGTCCCCAACCCGGACGCGTGCGTGGCGGAGATGCTGCGCGTGCTCAGGCCGGGGGGCCGCGTGGTGGCGAGCGTTCCTTTCCTGCAGCCGGAGCACAAGGTGCCGGGGGATTTCCAGCGTTTCACGCGCGACGGGTTCACGCTCCTGTTCGAGAGGAACGGGTTCCGGGTCGAGGAGGTCCGCGCCCTCGCCTCCGTCTACCACACGCTCTACTGGGTGGTGTGGGAGTGGCTGCACATGAAGGACAGCTTCGCCTACAAGCTGCTGCGCGTGCCCTTGCTGCTGCCGCTGGCGGCCGCGGCCAGGCGCTCGTCGTTCGTTTCGGACAGGGTGGCCTCCGGGTTCCGTGTGTACGCCGTGCGGCCGTAG
- the pcaF gene encoding 3-oxoadipyl-CoA thiolase, producing MTRHAFICDAIRTPFGRYGGALSSVRTDDLAAIPLKALMQRNPKVDWQAVTDVIYGCANQAGEDNRNVAHMATLLAGLPVEVPGATINRLCGSGLDAVGTAARAIKAGEATLMIAGGVESMSRAPFVMPKADSAFSRTNAVYDTTIGWRFVNKLMKEQYGVDSMPETAENVATDYKVSRDAQDRMALASQTKAVAAQKAGFFAGEITPVTIPQKKGEAVVVDRDEHPRETSLEALARLKGVVRPDGTVTAGNASGVNDGACALVIADEATASRHGLTPRARIVGMATAGVPPRIMGIGPAPATQKVLALAGIQLEQLDVIELNEAFAAQGLAVLRLLGLQDDDPRVNPNGGAIALGHPLGASGARLATTAVSQLHRTGGRYALCTMCIGVGQGIAVVLERV from the coding sequence ATGACCCGCCATGCCTTCATCTGCGATGCGATCCGCACGCCTTTCGGCCGCTACGGCGGCGCCTTGTCTTCGGTGCGCACCGACGACCTCGCCGCGATCCCCCTGAAGGCGCTGATGCAGCGCAACCCCAAGGTCGACTGGCAGGCCGTCACCGACGTGATCTACGGCTGCGCGAACCAGGCCGGCGAGGACAACCGCAACGTCGCGCACATGGCGACGCTGCTCGCGGGCCTGCCGGTGGAAGTGCCCGGCGCGACCATCAACCGCCTGTGCGGCTCGGGCCTCGACGCGGTCGGCACCGCGGCGCGCGCCATCAAGGCCGGTGAAGCCACGCTCATGATCGCCGGCGGCGTCGAGAGCATGAGCCGTGCGCCCTTCGTCATGCCCAAGGCCGACAGCGCCTTCTCGCGGACCAACGCCGTCTACGACACCACCATCGGCTGGCGCTTCGTCAACAAGCTGATGAAGGAACAGTACGGCGTCGACTCCATGCCCGAGACGGCGGAGAACGTCGCCACCGACTACAAGGTTTCGCGGGACGCGCAGGACCGCATGGCACTCGCTTCGCAGACGAAGGCGGTGGCCGCGCAGAAGGCCGGCTTCTTCGCCGGCGAGATCACGCCCGTCACCATCCCGCAGAAAAAGGGCGAGGCCGTCGTCGTCGACAGGGACGAACACCCGCGCGAGACCAGCCTCGAGGCGCTGGCCCGGCTGAAGGGCGTGGTGCGTCCCGACGGCACCGTGACGGCGGGCAATGCCAGCGGCGTCAACGACGGTGCGTGCGCGCTCGTCATCGCCGACGAAGCCACGGCATCGCGCCACGGCCTCACGCCGCGCGCTCGCATCGTGGGCATGGCCACGGCCGGCGTGCCGCCGCGCATCATGGGCATCGGCCCCGCGCCGGCGACGCAGAAGGTGCTGGCGCTGGCGGGCATCCAGCTCGAACAGCTCGATGTCATCGAGCTGAACGAGGCCTTCGCCGCGCAAGGCCTCGCGGTGCTGCGCCTGCTCGGGCTGCAGGACGACGACCCGCGCGTGAACCCCAACGGCGGCGCCATCGCCCTGGGCCACCCGTTGGGCGCATCGGGCGCGCGGCTTGCCACCACCGCGGTCAGCCAGTTGCACCGCACGGGCGGGCGCTACGCGCTGTGCACCATGTGCATCGGCGTGGGGCAGGGCATCGCCGTCGTCCTCGAGCGCGTTTGA
- a CDS encoding sulfite exporter TauE/SafE family protein, producing the protein MNLPLITDPWFYAAAVPAVLLMGISKSGFGSGFGSLAVPMMALAIPVPQAAAIFMPILFAMDLMGIAAFRRHFDWALIRFLVPLGLAGSLIGALSFRYLDAKTVAGIVGVFTLLFLAQRLAFPPKPDSPHPPKWAGALLTVTSGFTSFIAHAGGPPVNAYIIPMRLAPITFTATMAAFFFTVNLSKWVPYAWLGLLDARNMATSLALLPLAPFGVWAGVRLAHRIRPQLFYRLVYAGMFLTGVKLVWDAFQ; encoded by the coding sequence TTGAACCTCCCGCTCATCACCGACCCGTGGTTCTACGCCGCGGCGGTGCCCGCCGTGCTGCTCATGGGCATCAGCAAGAGCGGCTTCGGGTCCGGCTTCGGCTCGCTCGCGGTGCCGATGATGGCGCTGGCCATTCCCGTGCCGCAGGCCGCCGCGATCTTCATGCCCATCCTGTTCGCGATGGACCTGATGGGCATCGCGGCTTTCCGCCGCCACTTCGACTGGGCCTTGATCCGCTTCCTCGTGCCGCTCGGGCTGGCCGGCAGCCTGATCGGCGCCTTGTCGTTCCGCTACCTCGATGCGAAGACGGTGGCGGGCATCGTCGGCGTCTTCACGCTGCTGTTCCTCGCGCAGCGCCTCGCGTTCCCGCCCAAGCCCGACAGCCCGCACCCGCCGAAATGGGCCGGCGCGCTGCTGACCGTCACGTCGGGCTTCACGAGTTTCATCGCGCATGCCGGCGGGCCGCCCGTCAACGCCTACATCATCCCGATGCGGCTCGCACCGATCACCTTCACGGCGACCATGGCGGCGTTCTTCTTCACCGTGAACCTGAGCAAGTGGGTCCCGTACGCGTGGCTCGGATTGCTCGACGCGCGCAACATGGCGACCTCGCTGGCGCTGCTGCCGCTCGCGCCCTTCGGCGTGTGGGCCGGCGTGCGCCTGGCGCACCGCATCCGCCCGCAGCTGTTCTACCGCCTGGTCTACGCGGGGATGTTCCTCACTGGCGTCAAGCTGGTGTGGGACGCGTTTCAGTAG
- a CDS encoding GNAT family N-acetyltransferase, with protein sequence MKKHEPVTLESGRVRLEPMTRDHAADIASAARDGELWNIRVTSVPAPGEETAYVDTALKGYADGHMLPFVVRDLGSGKVIGSTRYHDIVPAVERLEIGYTWYGRSWQRTHVNTTCKLLLMTHAFETLGAKLVGWRTDNYNHASQKAIERLGARKDGVLRHHGLRRDGTVRDTVMYSLAAGEWPEVKAQLQYLLSKPRE encoded by the coding sequence ATGAAGAAGCACGAGCCCGTCACGCTCGAATCCGGCCGCGTGCGGCTGGAGCCGATGACGCGCGACCATGCCGCCGACATCGCGTCGGCCGCGCGCGACGGCGAGCTCTGGAACATCCGCGTGACCTCGGTGCCGGCGCCGGGCGAGGAGACGGCGTACGTCGACACCGCGCTCAAGGGCTACGCCGACGGCCACATGCTGCCCTTCGTCGTGCGCGACCTGGGCAGCGGCAAGGTGATCGGCAGCACGCGCTACCACGACATCGTGCCGGCGGTGGAGCGGCTGGAGATCGGCTACACCTGGTACGGCAGGAGCTGGCAGCGCACGCACGTCAACACGACGTGCAAGCTGCTGCTGATGACGCACGCCTTCGAGACGCTCGGCGCGAAGCTCGTCGGCTGGCGCACCGACAACTACAACCACGCCAGCCAGAAGGCGATCGAGCGCCTGGGCGCGCGCAAGGACGGCGTGCTGCGGCACCACGGGCTGCGCCGCGACGGCACGGTTCGTGATACGGTGATGTACAGCCTGGCCGCGGGCGAGTGGCCCGAGGTGAAGGCCCAGCTGCAGTACCTGCTCTCGAAGCCGCGGGAGTGA
- a CDS encoding PAS domain S-box protein, with product MSETKELEYNGLVNRLAQEVAQVQRQLGASQQKLHSVTRSLEARTQELIEARAALDLLLATLDASQDGILAMGYFGRAMHFNSRFVDMWGIAEDRASCLNEAALLALQMAQVKDPELFLEISQARRARPDEERCDLVELTDGRILECHVMPQRVRGRRVGSVTSFRDVTDKARLDRIVTLLESEDPERVAEARATTY from the coding sequence ATGAGCGAAACCAAGGAACTCGAATACAACGGGCTGGTCAACCGGCTGGCCCAGGAAGTCGCGCAGGTGCAGCGCCAGCTCGGCGCCTCGCAGCAGAAGCTGCATTCGGTGACGCGCTCGCTGGAAGCGCGCACCCAGGAGCTGATCGAGGCCCGCGCGGCCCTCGACCTGCTGCTGGCCACGCTGGACGCCTCGCAGGACGGCATCCTGGCGATGGGCTACTTCGGCCGCGCGATGCATTTCAACTCGCGCTTCGTCGACATGTGGGGCATCGCGGAAGACAGGGCGTCGTGCCTGAACGAGGCCGCGCTGCTCGCCCTGCAGATGGCGCAGGTGAAGGACCCGGAGCTGTTCCTGGAGATCTCGCAGGCCCGGCGCGCACGCCCCGACGAGGAGCGCTGCGACCTGGTCGAGCTGACCGACGGCCGCATCCTCGAATGCCACGTGATGCCGCAGCGCGTGCGCGGGCGCCGGGTCGGCAGCGTCACCAGCTTTCGCGACGTCACCGACAAGGCACGTCTGGATCGCATCGTCACGCTGCTGGAGTCGGAAGACCCCGAGCGTGTGGCCGAGGCCCGCGCGACGACCTACTGA